A genomic region of Lycorma delicatula isolate Av1 chromosome 4, ASM4794821v1, whole genome shotgun sequence contains the following coding sequences:
- the LOC142322795 gene encoding uncharacterized protein LOC142322795, which produces MVAQKNVDLLVITEPNIYEAARTGWYADTEGDVVFKDVSHRVACRLNFRGKGIVALETSKTLIVGVYISPNVALSELISFLDMIQDVVSNTHKKIIMLGDFNSRLVAAGG; this is translated from the coding sequence ATGGTTGCGCAGAAGAACGTCGACTTATTGGTTATTACCGAACCGAACATCTACGAGGCAGCTAGGACTGGTTGGTATGCAGACACAGAAGGAGACGTGGTATTCAAAGATGTCAGTCATAGAGTGGCATGTAGATTGAATTTTAGAGGTAAAGGCATAGTGGCGCTTGAAACGTCCAAGACACTAATAGTCGGTGTATACATATCACCCAATGTGGCACTTAGTGAACTCATTAGTTTTCTTGATATGATACAAGATGTAGTCAGTAACACACATAAGAAGATCATCATGTTGGGTGATTTCAACAGTAGGCTGGTGGCAGCTGGCGGTTGA